A stretch of the Glutamicibacter sp. JL.03c genome encodes the following:
- a CDS encoding ABC transporter permease yields MAKRTASRILCSAPAFILLLVVVLTIAAPWIAPYDPDAQVLADRLQGPSPAHLLGTDALGRDTLSRVLHGGQFSLSVALITTLFSLLVGTVLGLLSALRGGWVDEIFLRINDLLLALPEIVIALLIIAVMGPGFFTMVLSVGVVAWTPTARLVRSMAAQALSTHHVEASRHVGASRWFILRHHVLPFVAGPVLAQAALRFGLLLVLLGSLSYLGIGVQPPQSDWGSMLAEAQPHAIRSPWGLIAPGAAIFLVSFSVTLLGNRITHVLGGDDILDSEPKVDTRG; encoded by the coding sequence ATGGCTAAGCGCACAGCATCAAGAATCCTCTGCTCCGCCCCGGCCTTCATCTTGCTGCTGGTCGTGGTCCTGACCATCGCGGCCCCATGGATTGCGCCCTATGATCCAGACGCGCAGGTCCTGGCTGACCGGCTGCAGGGCCCCAGCCCGGCGCATCTGCTGGGTACCGACGCGCTGGGCCGCGACACCCTGAGCCGGGTGCTTCATGGTGGCCAATTCTCCCTGTCCGTCGCGCTGATCACCACCCTGTTCTCCCTGCTTGTGGGCACGGTGCTGGGGCTGCTCAGTGCGTTGCGTGGTGGCTGGGTGGATGAAATCTTCCTGCGCATCAACGACTTGCTGCTGGCCCTGCCCGAAATCGTCATTGCCCTGTTGATCATCGCGGTGATGGGTCCCGGGTTCTTCACCATGGTGCTCTCGGTGGGAGTCGTGGCGTGGACACCCACCGCGCGGCTGGTGCGCTCGATGGCTGCCCAGGCGCTCTCCACGCACCATGTCGAAGCCTCACGGCATGTGGGCGCATCGCGCTGGTTCATCCTGCGCCACCACGTCCTGCCGTTTGTGGCCGGCCCGGTACTGGCCCAGGCCGCATTGCGCTTCGGCTTGCTGCTGGTCCTGCTCGGCTCGCTGTCCTACCTCGGCATCGGGGTCCAGCCGCCGCAGTCGGATTGGGGCTCCATGCTCGCCGAGGCGCAACCGCATGCCATCCGCTCACCGTGGGGCCTGATTGCACCCGGAGCAGCGATTTTCCTGGTCAGCTTCAGCGTGACACTGCTGGGCAACCGCATCACCCACGTCCTGGGCGGAGACGACATCCTGGATAGTGAACCGAAGGTGGATACCCGTGGCTAA
- a CDS encoding MFS transporter — MSSQHPARLTPAPSNIPVLLGTQTLFNIGFYAVVPFLAVVLTNDFLVASTAVGLILGIRTFAQQGLFLAGGTLADRFGARTMILIGCAVRAAGFLTLAASLWASIPVLWLFILGTLLTGFGGALFSPGLNILVAAAQSARDQGEHHQVRRATLFAWLSITGEIGAVTGPLVGSALWGWGFSTVAGFGAIFFVAIGIFLALTLRRAEPVSTHLAGTVSDAKAVKPRGSFRQSLLDRQFVSFCALHASDLLAYNQLYLAIPLELERHEMPTEWLGLIFAWISIMTLGLQLPLAWVAARIGPATTLRSGYVLSALGFSVLAFVPSSLFGDESGLVRILCAVTLMTLGHMSVHPTALSLVSKFAGKHPTGAYFGLLSTCGGVAVLLGNMLFGWLLSQSALDFAPWLVLIIPLLLASWQGSRVVALRLRPHHDV; from the coding sequence ATGAGTTCTCAACACCCTGCGCGCCTCACGCCGGCGCCATCTAATATCCCGGTCTTGCTGGGAACCCAGACGCTGTTCAATATCGGCTTCTACGCGGTGGTGCCCTTCCTCGCGGTGGTGCTGACCAATGATTTCCTTGTGGCTTCCACGGCCGTCGGACTGATCCTGGGCATCCGCACCTTTGCCCAGCAAGGATTGTTCCTTGCCGGCGGCACCCTGGCCGACCGTTTTGGCGCTCGGACCATGATCCTGATCGGATGCGCCGTGCGGGCTGCGGGATTCCTCACCTTGGCGGCCTCCTTGTGGGCCAGCATCCCGGTGTTGTGGCTATTCATCCTGGGCACCTTGCTCACCGGATTTGGCGGGGCACTATTTTCCCCGGGCTTGAACATCTTGGTGGCCGCGGCACAGTCCGCGCGGGACCAGGGCGAGCACCACCAGGTGCGCCGGGCAACGCTCTTCGCCTGGCTGAGCATCACCGGGGAAATCGGGGCGGTCACCGGCCCCTTGGTCGGCTCGGCCCTGTGGGGCTGGGGCTTTTCCACAGTGGCTGGATTCGGTGCGATCTTCTTCGTAGCCATTGGCATCTTCTTGGCTCTGACTTTGCGCAGGGCCGAGCCGGTGAGCACTCACCTGGCCGGCACCGTCTCGGATGCCAAGGCCGTCAAACCGCGCGGCAGCTTCCGCCAGTCCCTGTTGGACCGCCAGTTCGTCAGCTTCTGCGCATTGCATGCCTCGGATCTGCTGGCCTACAACCAGCTGTATTTGGCGATCCCCTTGGAGCTCGAACGCCACGAGATGCCTACCGAATGGCTGGGGCTGATCTTTGCCTGGATCTCCATCATGACCCTGGGCTTGCAGCTGCCTCTTGCGTGGGTGGCGGCCAGGATTGGCCCGGCCACCACACTGCGCAGCGGCTATGTCTTGAGTGCTCTTGGCTTCAGCGTGCTGGCCTTCGTTCCGTCCTCGCTCTTTGGAGATGAGAGCGGCCTGGTGAGGATCCTCTGCGCGGTCACCTTGATGACCTTGGGCCATATGAGCGTGCACCCCACCGCGTTGAGCTTGGTTTCGAAGTTCGCCGGCAAACATCCCACCGGCGCCTATTTCGGTTTGCTCTCCACCTGCGGCGGGGTGGCGGTGCTTCTTGGCAACATGCTTTTCGGCTGGCTGCTCTCGCAGAGCGCGCTGGACTTCGCACCGTGGCTGGTGCTGATCATTCCCCTGCTGCTGGCGTCCTGGCAGGGCTCGCGCGTTGTTGCGCTGCGATTGCGACCGCATCATGACGTATGA
- a CDS encoding ABC transporter substrate-binding protein: protein MKLGRLSVAAGLAATALALTSCSSTATTAPQAAADSEARVVVANFRAPVSNWALESDDAYVLSIAGCLETLTKYDQGTKQIEPMLATSWKQTSDTVWEFELRKNVTFQDGTAFDAKAVAASLNHVLEATAPARAVNPKTIKQVDAVDADTVRVTTPAADPLLPYRMASVNAGVLSPAAYTKTGIDPMNHCTGPFAPVSEKAGQSLTLDRNENYWDGEVKLAGGEIRYITEGATRATQVQTGEADISMSIPATSLATLEADDQVSVLKADSPRTSTLYLNNSRAPFDNVDLRKAATMALDLPAMAASVYEGAAQPATGPFAPSEPWANPDLAVPQVNIEEAKKLVEASGYQQDKPLEIIAITERAEFAGVAAIIQEQFKQIGLQANVVTKSYGAVEPDVLAGKYDMILSQRNRMIDIADPIGFLQADYTCQGGYNLSHYCNKDYDKLIDQALAEKDQTKRHDLYRQAGDILAEDAANVWLVNEQAIDGVGSKVQGYVQDPLTRYVMTKDLAKTK, encoded by the coding sequence ATGAAACTTGGACGATTGAGCGTCGCCGCGGGCCTTGCCGCCACGGCCCTGGCACTGACCTCGTGCAGCTCCACCGCCACCACCGCCCCACAGGCCGCCGCGGACTCCGAGGCACGAGTAGTCGTCGCCAACTTCCGCGCCCCGGTCTCCAACTGGGCCCTGGAAAGCGATGACGCCTACGTGCTCTCCATCGCCGGTTGCCTGGAAACCCTGACCAAGTACGACCAGGGCACCAAGCAGATCGAGCCGATGCTCGCCACCTCGTGGAAGCAGACCTCGGATACCGTCTGGGAATTCGAATTGCGCAAGAACGTCACCTTCCAGGACGGCACCGCCTTTGACGCCAAGGCCGTGGCCGCGTCGCTGAATCACGTGCTGGAGGCCACCGCGCCGGCCCGCGCTGTGAACCCGAAGACCATCAAGCAGGTTGACGCAGTGGATGCCGACACCGTGCGGGTGACCACCCCGGCCGCCGACCCGCTGCTGCCCTACCGCATGGCCAGCGTGAATGCCGGCGTGCTCTCCCCCGCCGCATACACCAAGACGGGCATCGACCCGATGAATCACTGCACCGGTCCCTTTGCCCCGGTCTCCGAAAAGGCAGGCCAGTCCCTGACCCTGGACCGCAACGAAAACTACTGGGACGGAGAGGTGAAACTGGCCGGCGGCGAAATCCGCTACATCACCGAGGGCGCCACCCGGGCCACCCAGGTGCAGACCGGGGAAGCCGACATCTCGATGTCCATCCCGGCCACCAGCCTGGCCACCCTGGAAGCCGATGACCAGGTCAGCGTGCTCAAGGCCGATTCGCCACGCACCTCGACGCTGTACCTGAACAACTCCCGCGCTCCCTTCGACAACGTGGATCTGCGCAAGGCCGCCACCATGGCCCTGGATCTGCCGGCGATGGCCGCCAGCGTCTACGAGGGCGCCGCCCAGCCGGCTACCGGTCCGTTCGCCCCGAGCGAGCCCTGGGCCAACCCGGATCTGGCCGTGCCCCAGGTGAACATCGAGGAAGCCAAGAAGCTGGTCGAGGCTTCGGGGTACCAGCAGGACAAGCCGCTGGAGATCATCGCCATCACCGAACGCGCCGAATTCGCCGGAGTGGCCGCCATCATCCAGGAGCAGTTCAAGCAGATTGGCCTGCAGGCCAACGTGGTCACCAAGTCCTACGGCGCGGTGGAGCCGGATGTGCTGGCCGGCAAGTACGACATGATCCTTAGCCAGCGCAACCGCATGATCGACATTGCCGACCCCATCGGGTTCCTGCAGGCGGACTACACCTGCCAGGGTGGCTACAACCTGAGCCACTACTGCAACAAGGACTACGACAAGCTGATCGACCAGGCACTGGCCGAAAAGGATCAGACCAAGCGCCACGATCTCTACCGCCAGGCCGGCGACATCCTCGCCGAGGATGCCGCGAACGTGTGGCTGGTCAATGAGCAGGCCATCGACGGCGTCGGCTCCAAGGTCCAGGGCTATGTCCAGGATCCGCTGACCCGCTATGTGATGACCAAGGACCTGGCGAAAACCAAGTAA
- a CDS encoding ABC transporter permease: MSPLATVLRRVIGLGAAVLLSSFAVFLVPFVSPGDPVRNLLRARMDFGEADEATVQAYAEQFGLHDPMLVQFGRWLGRFATGDMGLSHISGTPVADQVVPAIGVTLSLAGSALLLAIIVAVVLGVVSATRAGRWPDRLITSATHALIAIPEYALAPLLVLLFAVRWSLLPSAGYDSPASLVLPVLILALRPISFFTVAVRSGVLQALGSEHVLAARARGLSRTQALTRHVVPHGLLPLWTMVGVWFAGLLGGSVIVEVIFAIPGMGRLIFDAITDADIPVAQGGVVVVVTCAVLVTGIIDLVHKLSDPTVRIGVRHG; the protein is encoded by the coding sequence GTGTCGCCCCTTGCCACCGTGCTGCGCCGAGTCATTGGACTCGGCGCAGCCGTTCTGCTTTCCTCCTTCGCGGTGTTCCTCGTGCCGTTTGTCTCCCCCGGGGACCCGGTCCGCAATTTGCTGCGCGCCCGGATGGACTTCGGGGAAGCCGATGAGGCCACGGTGCAGGCCTACGCCGAGCAATTCGGCTTGCACGATCCCATGCTGGTGCAGTTCGGCCGGTGGCTGGGACGCTTCGCCACCGGGGACATGGGCCTGTCGCACATCTCCGGGACCCCGGTCGCCGACCAGGTGGTGCCCGCCATCGGTGTCACCCTCTCGCTGGCCGGCAGCGCCCTGCTGCTGGCGATCATTGTGGCCGTAGTTCTCGGCGTGGTCTCTGCCACGCGCGCCGGACGCTGGCCCGATAGGCTGATCACCTCGGCCACCCATGCGCTCATCGCCATCCCCGAGTACGCGTTGGCGCCGCTGCTGGTGCTGCTGTTCGCGGTCCGCTGGTCGTTGCTGCCTTCCGCCGGCTACGATTCCCCGGCCTCGCTGGTGCTGCCGGTACTGATCCTGGCCTTGCGCCCCATCAGCTTTTTCACCGTGGCGGTGCGCTCGGGCGTGCTCCAGGCCCTGGGCTCCGAGCATGTGCTGGCGGCTCGCGCCCGCGGCTTGAGCCGCACCCAGGCGCTCACGCGGCACGTGGTCCCGCACGGCTTGCTTCCCCTGTGGACCATGGTGGGGGTCTGGTTCGCCGGCCTCTTGGGCGGCTCGGTCATTGTCGAGGTCATCTTCGCCATTCCCGGCATGGGACGGCTGATCTTCGATGCCATCACCGATGCCGACATCCCCGTGGCCCAGGGCGGCGTGGTGGTCGTGGTGACCTGCGCCGTGCTGGTCACCGGGATCATTGACCTGGTCCACAAGCTCAGCGACCCCACCGTGCGGATTGGAGTTCGACATGGCTAA
- a CDS encoding ABC transporter ATP-binding protein gives MAKELEFTNLSVSSGQQLLLSKARGALRSGELVAVVGRSGSGKTLLTKAIMGLLPEQLRAEGQILLDGQRLDQLGDKAMDAVRGQRISMLFQQPKRVMNPRMTIRAHLLEAMGAHGWGKARAHEDRVIALLDEVGLAPAAQIASQRPDQLSGGMAQRAMLAIALAADPEFILADEPTSSLDSILKAEVLQLLRRKQQERGVGVLFITHDIASIQHIADRVVVVSDGKIVDQCPTAQIFSKDRHAKTRELVEATLPAARAPRTENSRCLLAAVDASKNYTRRGKGPAALEPTSLRLHGGQVLGVVGRSGSGKSTIARLLAGLEQPTTGRIITEHNDDVATRVQIIAQEPYSSFDPRLDIRTSMGAAVQQMAPAQASKRMAQAMAQVGLPEELLQRRPGQCSGGQLQRLAIARALLTEPQVLICDESTSALDSVAQRHILDLLLELRDTMGLSLVVISHDMDVIRYVSDDVAVFYEGRLVEHRPLGEFLTAAEHQHSKDLVAALDATAASAASR, from the coding sequence GTGGCTAAGGAACTGGAATTCACCAACCTGTCGGTCAGCTCGGGGCAGCAACTGCTGCTCTCCAAGGCACGCGGCGCGCTGCGCTCAGGCGAACTGGTGGCGGTGGTGGGACGCTCTGGGTCGGGCAAGACCCTGTTGACCAAAGCGATTATGGGATTGCTTCCCGAGCAGTTGCGAGCCGAGGGGCAGATCCTGCTTGACGGTCAGCGCCTTGACCAGCTTGGCGATAAGGCCATGGACGCGGTGCGCGGGCAGCGCATCAGCATGCTCTTCCAGCAGCCCAAGCGCGTCATGAATCCGCGGATGACCATCCGCGCCCACCTGCTCGAGGCCATGGGCGCCCATGGCTGGGGCAAGGCACGAGCGCATGAAGACCGGGTGATCGCCCTGCTTGACGAGGTGGGACTGGCGCCGGCGGCGCAGATCGCCAGCCAGCGGCCGGACCAGCTCTCCGGCGGCATGGCCCAGCGTGCCATGCTGGCCATCGCCCTGGCAGCTGACCCCGAATTCATTCTGGCCGATGAGCCCACCTCCTCCCTGGATTCAATTCTCAAGGCGGAAGTCCTGCAGCTGTTGCGCCGCAAGCAGCAAGAGCGCGGCGTGGGCGTCCTGTTCATCACCCATGACATCGCCAGCATCCAGCACATCGCGGACCGCGTGGTGGTAGTCAGCGACGGGAAGATCGTAGACCAGTGCCCCACCGCCCAGATTTTCTCCAAGGACCGGCATGCCAAGACGCGCGAGCTGGTTGAAGCAACGCTTCCGGCGGCGCGCGCTCCACGCACCGAGAACTCCCGATGCCTGCTCGCGGCCGTGGATGCCAGCAAGAATTACACGCGCCGCGGCAAGGGACCTGCCGCCTTGGAACCCACCAGCCTGCGCCTCCACGGCGGGCAGGTGCTTGGTGTTGTGGGCCGTTCCGGCTCCGGCAAGAGCACCATTGCGCGGCTGCTGGCTGGATTGGAACAGCCAACCACCGGGCGCATCATCACCGAGCACAACGATGACGTGGCCACCCGCGTGCAGATCATCGCCCAGGAACCCTATTCGTCCTTCGACCCCCGCCTGGATATCCGCACCAGCATGGGCGCCGCAGTCCAGCAAATGGCCCCAGCCCAGGCGAGCAAGCGCATGGCACAAGCCATGGCCCAAGTCGGTTTGCCAGAAGAACTGCTTCAGCGCCGTCCGGGCCAGTGTTCCGGCGGGCAGCTGCAACGCTTGGCCATCGCCCGAGCGCTGCTGACCGAACCCCAGGTGCTGATTTGCGATGAATCCACCTCGGCCTTGGACTCGGTGGCCCAGCGCCACATTCTTGATCTGCTGCTTGAGCTGCGCGACACCATGGGGCTGAGCCTGGTCGTGATCTCCCACGACATGGACGTGATTCGCTATGTCAGCGATGATGTCGCAGTCTTCTATGAAGGCAGGCTCGTAGAGCACCGTCCGCTGGGCGAATTCTTGACCGCTGCGGAGCACCAGCACAGCAAGGACCTCGTCGCCGCACTGGATGCCACGGCTGCCTCCGCTGCCTCCCGGTGA
- a CDS encoding low temperature requirement protein A, with amino-acid sequence MNSTSPRLLRPMLPRDPKEPHRVASPLELFFDLVFVVAVSFASVQLHHMAVEDHLGAGVIGYLMVFFSIWWSWMNFSWLATSFDTDDWLYRLLTFLQMAGVLVLASGAAQAVAEHDFLVITLGYAIMRLALVAQWIRVAMGAAELRTTAIRYAVGITVVQAAWLARLMLPEEAGFIVFFVLVIAELCVPAWAESHRHTPWHPHHITERYGLFTLILLGESILASANAVVESLHTIEHLGLLMVIAVCGLITAAGMWWIYFSRDHHHLIHSLRSSLTYGYFHYFIFAAAGAFSAGVEVAIDVAGGASELSGIAAASTLNIPVALFAMGLWLLVLRRQLSPGRNATFLTAVALITAGLFLPSVLPVVAAAAGMTLCVIAVERPAPHLPGRPFAPGT; translated from the coding sequence GTGAATTCAACATCTCCTCGGCTCCTGCGCCCCATGCTGCCCCGTGACCCGAAAGAACCCCATCGCGTGGCCAGCCCGCTGGAACTGTTCTTCGATCTGGTCTTCGTGGTTGCCGTGTCCTTCGCCTCGGTGCAGTTGCATCACATGGCCGTGGAGGATCATCTGGGTGCCGGGGTCATCGGCTACCTCATGGTGTTCTTCTCCATTTGGTGGTCCTGGATGAACTTCAGCTGGCTGGCAACGTCCTTCGACACCGACGATTGGCTCTATCGGCTGCTCACCTTCCTCCAGATGGCCGGAGTCCTGGTCCTTGCCTCGGGCGCGGCCCAGGCTGTTGCAGAGCACGATTTCCTGGTGATCACCCTCGGCTATGCGATCATGCGCCTGGCCCTGGTGGCACAGTGGATCAGGGTGGCGATGGGCGCCGCAGAGCTGCGCACCACCGCCATCCGCTATGCCGTAGGGATCACCGTGGTGCAGGCCGCCTGGCTAGCCCGCCTGATGCTGCCCGAAGAAGCTGGCTTCATCGTCTTTTTCGTTCTGGTGATCGCGGAACTCTGCGTACCGGCCTGGGCCGAATCCCATCGCCACACCCCATGGCATCCGCACCACATCACCGAGCGCTACGGGCTGTTCACCCTCATCCTGCTCGGCGAATCGATCCTGGCCTCGGCCAATGCCGTAGTGGAAAGCCTGCATACCATCGAGCACCTCGGGTTGCTGATGGTCATCGCTGTCTGCGGGTTGATCACAGCCGCCGGCATGTGGTGGATCTATTTCTCCCGCGACCACCATCATCTGATCCATTCGCTGCGTTCCTCCTTGACCTACGGGTACTTCCACTACTTCATCTTCGCCGCGGCCGGCGCCTTCTCCGCCGGCGTTGAGGTAGCTATCGACGTGGCCGGAGGGGCATCAGAACTTTCCGGCATCGCCGCGGCATCCACCCTGAATATCCCAGTGGCTCTCTTTGCCATGGGCCTCTGGCTGCTGGTCCTGCGCCGGCAGCTCTCCCCGGGGCGGAATGCCACATTCCTCACCGCGGTGGCCCTGATCACTGCTGGTTTGTTCCTCCCCTCAGTGCTGCCGGTGGTGGCCGCGGCGGCCGGCATGACCCTGTGCGTGATCGCCGTCGAGCGGCCCGCGCCCCATCTCCCGGGCCGGCCGTTCGCCCCCGGCACCTAG
- a CDS encoding Fic family protein: MVDSNNAHPAISFPSLEYQEHFWKPTNPHIFSNAEVRRQTGPYLSALPARIADWSPQPQALKIPGLEEALHSLQDFDVYSLLKLGNDNPELGPMSSVLLRTESSSSSQIEQLTTTARQLALAEIDEGDKANARTVVGNVHAMESALELASEINLNSILTMHQSLMKQQVGMEDEAGKLRSELVWIRGSDTAGPRGSIYVAPHHGLVQDALEDLTEFIARTDLPAIIQAAIAHAQFETIHPFVDGNGRTGRALVHSVLRNRRITQYTTAPISAGLLRDTTAYFDALKAFREGNAAPIIHVFINASIFAANTGKDLIDSLAAQLADSATKLAGLRSSSAAWRILPRLISQPVVNARYLKSQLSLGDAAIQRALGQLAERGVLVEKSGRSRNRIWQHDGVLKVLDEYSKSLHRVAGTA, from the coding sequence ATGGTTGATTCTAATAACGCCCATCCGGCGATCAGTTTCCCGTCTCTGGAGTATCAGGAACACTTCTGGAAGCCAACGAATCCGCACATCTTCTCCAACGCTGAAGTTCGGCGGCAAACCGGTCCCTACTTGTCTGCGTTGCCCGCCCGCATTGCCGACTGGTCGCCTCAACCACAAGCGTTGAAGATCCCAGGCCTAGAAGAAGCGCTGCATTCGCTCCAGGATTTCGACGTCTACTCGCTTCTGAAACTTGGCAACGACAACCCTGAACTCGGCCCAATGTCCAGCGTCCTTCTCCGAACAGAAAGCTCTTCAAGCAGCCAGATTGAACAGTTGACTACAACAGCACGTCAACTCGCGCTAGCGGAAATCGATGAAGGCGATAAAGCCAATGCCCGCACAGTTGTTGGCAACGTCCACGCGATGGAATCCGCGCTTGAACTTGCCTCAGAGATCAACCTCAACAGCATCCTCACCATGCATCAAAGCTTGATGAAGCAACAAGTTGGCATGGAAGACGAAGCCGGAAAACTCCGTAGTGAACTTGTCTGGATCCGTGGTTCGGACACCGCCGGACCTCGCGGATCCATCTACGTAGCACCGCACCACGGTCTGGTTCAGGACGCGTTGGAAGACCTCACTGAATTCATTGCTCGCACCGATCTGCCGGCCATAATCCAAGCGGCAATTGCCCATGCGCAATTTGAAACCATCCATCCATTTGTGGACGGCAATGGGCGAACTGGCCGAGCCCTAGTTCACAGCGTGCTTCGCAACCGACGTATAACCCAGTACACCACTGCACCAATTTCCGCTGGATTATTGCGAGACACTACTGCCTACTTTGATGCGCTAAAAGCCTTCCGTGAAGGAAACGCGGCACCAATCATCCACGTCTTCATTAACGCCTCAATTTTTGCAGCAAACACCGGCAAGGACTTAATTGATTCGCTTGCCGCGCAGCTAGCTGATTCGGCCACAAAGTTGGCCGGATTGCGTTCAAGCTCCGCCGCGTGGAGAATCCTTCCTCGACTGATTTCTCAACCTGTCGTGAACGCCCGCTACCTGAAAAGCCAGCTTTCCTTGGGCGACGCCGCAATCCAGCGTGCTCTCGGTCAACTGGCCGAACGGGGCGTGCTAGTTGAAAAATCTGGACGAAGTAGGAACCGGATCTGGCAACATGATGGGGTTCTGAAAGTGCTAGACGAATATTCAAAGTCTCTTCACCGTGTGGCAGGAACCGCATAG
- a CDS encoding transporter substrate-binding domain-containing protein, with amino-acid sequence MTERSKKISSFIRHASLLALGAVLLVSGCSAPSQEADSGEQPHQEAASRLTSVSEAGKLKVCTTGDYRPFTYLDPQSGQWSGIDIDMAKNLAQSLNVEPEFIQTTWKDLMPDFTSKCDIAVGGVSISLERSQQAYYSEATLDEGKTPITLCENVDKYDTIKEINQPGVRSITPIGGTNEKFADANYPDGEIIRFDDNNKIFDEIIAGRADVMTTDASETRWVAHEHPELCAVHPDKPFNFSQKAYLLPLGDDEFQEYVNQWLNMAKHDGTLEAAEKPWFG; translated from the coding sequence ATGACTGAGCGTTCAAAGAAGATCTCGTCCTTTATCCGCCATGCATCCTTGCTTGCGTTGGGTGCCGTCCTATTGGTCTCGGGGTGTTCTGCGCCGTCGCAGGAGGCCGACAGCGGCGAGCAGCCCCATCAAGAGGCAGCATCCCGGCTGACGAGTGTCAGCGAGGCAGGGAAGCTCAAGGTCTGCACCACCGGTGATTACCGCCCGTTCACCTATCTTGACCCGCAGTCTGGCCAGTGGTCCGGCATCGATATCGACATGGCCAAGAATCTGGCGCAATCACTGAACGTGGAACCCGAGTTCATCCAGACCACGTGGAAAGATCTCATGCCCGACTTCACCTCCAAGTGCGATATCGCCGTGGGCGGGGTGTCGATTTCCCTTGAACGTTCCCAGCAGGCTTACTACAGCGAAGCGACGCTGGATGAGGGCAAGACACCCATTACCCTGTGTGAAAACGTGGACAAGTACGACACCATCAAGGAAATCAATCAGCCCGGGGTCCGCTCCATCACTCCCATTGGGGGCACCAACGAGAAGTTTGCCGACGCGAACTACCCCGACGGCGAGATCATTCGCTTTGACGACAACAACAAGATCTTCGACGAAATCATCGCCGGACGCGCCGATGTCATGACCACCGATGCTTCGGAAACCCGCTGGGTGGCCCACGAGCATCCAGAACTTTGTGCGGTTCACCCGGACAAGCCGTTCAATTTCTCGCAAAAGGCCTACCTCCTGCCTCTGGGCGATGATGAATTCCAGGAGTACGTCAATCAGTGGCTGAACATGGCCAAGCATGATGGAACGCTGGAAGCCGCAGAAAAGCCTTGGTTCGGGTAA
- a CDS encoding very short patch repair endonuclease — protein sequence MSAQQRSRLMSRIRGKNTGPELFLRRLLHAAGYRYRLHGALPSGISQSLRQEHPQIRLRGGKLPGSPDLVFTAKRKAVFVDGCFWHGHDCPTGRHRPSSNTEYWNPKLDGNQARDQRNRNDLLALGWQSLTVWECELDSAEQVLGTVTEFLGPPNSTTNS from the coding sequence ATGTCGGCGCAACAGCGCTCGCGGCTCATGTCGCGGATCCGGGGCAAGAACACCGGCCCCGAGCTGTTCCTGCGCCGATTGCTGCACGCCGCTGGCTACAGGTATCGACTGCATGGCGCACTGCCCTCCGGTATCAGCCAGTCCTTGCGCCAGGAGCATCCGCAGATCCGCCTTCGCGGCGGCAAGCTGCCCGGCTCCCCGGATCTGGTCTTCACAGCCAAGCGCAAGGCCGTTTTTGTGGACGGCTGCTTCTGGCACGGGCACGATTGCCCCACCGGACGCCACCGCCCCTCGTCCAACACCGAGTACTGGAATCCGAAGCTGGACGGGAACCAAGCCAGGGACCAGCGCAATCGCAACGACTTGCTGGCACTGGGCTGGCAGTCCTTGACCGTCTGGGAGTGCGAGCTGGACTCGGCGGAGCAGGTCCTCGGCACGGTCACCGAATTCCTCGGACCACCCAACAGCACCACGAATAGCTGA